GCTGAAGGCTTATCAAGCCTAGATCGATAGGAGAGGCCACTCCCGGGTAACCCAAGATTGCCATAGAGTCCTCGTCGGCCAAGCGTTACCGATACACCTCGTTTGCCAAAAGAGGTACTTACACCTCGTTTGCTTATATTTAAACGTAGCCCTGGAGCTACTCTGACTCGTTTTTGAAAGCGAAAAGCCATGTTTGACACTCCTAGTTTTGTAATCCTCTATATCGTACTAAACTTTTACACATTTATAAAGGCAAATTTCACAATTTATCCATAAAGTTAGGTGGGGTGATAGTATTGTTTAAAGGAAACTTTAGTTTTAGAACTTATTTATCAACAAAAAGTGAAAAAACATGGGAATTTTTTAATGACATTAACAATTTAGTCAAAATTACCTCCTATCCCAAGGTAAATATCTTGAAACATGAGGGCACAAGGGAAGGGAGCAAAACTGAACTTCAATTGGATTTTCTGCTTTTTAAGAAAAACTGGGAATTAACCTATATTGAAGTAAAAGAAGGTCAGTATTTTATTGATAGAAGTAGCACCTTACCTTTTCCTTTTAAAAGGTGGGAACACAGACATTCGTTCCAAAGTTTTGACGAAGGAACACTAATGATTGATGATGTAGAGTTTGAATCTTATTTGCCTAGCAGTTTAGCTAAAATAATACTCTATATTATGTTTAAGTCAAGACAAAATACAATAAAAAAACACCTTACTTAAAGGTGTTTTTCCTATTTAATTACCAGCCCCGCTCGTAAGCTTTAGGTGCTTCTAAATCAATATTTAGTTCTTTAGCAAATGTTCTTGGTAAGTATGGGTCTCTTAAAAATGGTCTAGCAATGAAGATCAAATCGGCACGTTCATTACGGAGAATTTCTTCAGCTTGTGTTCCCGTCGTAATTAATCCAACAGCTCCAGTTGCTATATCAGCCTGTTGGCGAATTGTTTCAGCATAGCGTACTTGGTAGCCAGGGAAAGCGTCGATTGCAGCTGGTACGACTGCTCCAGAACTACAATCGATGAGGTCAACTCCCTGTACCTTCATTTTCTTTCCGTACTCTACGAAAACATCTAGACTATTTCCCTCAGCGGCATATTCATTGGCTGAAATACGTACCAAAAGTGGACCGTCCCAAACAGTATTGATGTTGTCGATTACTTGTCTTAATAGTTCATAACGTTTTTCTTCACTGCCACCAAAGGCATCTTGACGTTTATTGGTTAATGGCGATAAAAACTCATTCAGCAAATATCCATGAGCAGCATGGATTTCAATGACGTCAAAGCCAGCTTTTTTCGCACGCTCTGCCCCTTTTTTGAACGCGTCAATTGTTTCTTCAATTTGGCTAACGCTCATTTCTTCTGGAATTTTCATCGTTGCGTTAAATGGAATAGCTGAAGGTGCTACAATCGCTCCTTCGACCATGGCTTTTCTACCAGCATGAGCCAATTGAATGCCAATTTTTCCGCCTAATGCATGAACGTGGTCTACGATTTTTTTTAATCCTTCAATATGTGTATCATCCCATATTCCTAGATCATTTTCAGAAATTCTTCCTTGCGGAGTAACTGCGGTTGCTTCAATAATGATTAAACCAACCTGACCAATCGCTCGACTTCCATAATGGGTTATATGCCAATCTGTCACATATCCTTGTTTATTATCTGCCATATACATACACATGGGTGCCATGACAAGGCGGTTTTTTAATGTTAAATTTTTTATATGATAAGGTGAAAATAATTGTGATGACATAAAGGAACCTCCTTTTATTTCGGTTAACAAAATATTACCATAAACTAACGTTACTCACTAATGAAAACAATTACTTTTATCCATACTATAAAAAAGGTTTTAAAAGGGGTTGTTACTATGCACCATGTCAAACCAATTCTTATAAAGTTTATCGTTTATAGCATTTTACTCTCACTTGTCTTACTTTTTTATGGCTTTTCTATACCGGCAGTATTACTACTTTCAGCCTTACTATCTGTCATTACATATTTCTTAGGGGATGTATTCGTCCTTCCACTAAAAGGAAACTTTGTTGCTACGATTGTTGATGGCGGAACTATTTTTTTAGGTGTTTTAATTTGGATTGTACCATATTATGGTCTTTATTTTTCAACGCTTGCTAGTGCGTTATTTGTTGCCTTTGTAGTGTCTGTCAGCGAGTGGTTTTTGCATATTTATGTGATAGGCAGAGTCGATCGAGAAGATCGTGAGCCAGTTTACGATTAAGAAATAGAAAAAGAAGGCTCAACCGAGCCTTCTTTACTTCTTTTGAAACATTTCTTGATTTAAGTAAACCAATAAGGACCGTCTAGTTAAGAGCCCTTTTAGTATACCGTTGTCATCGGTCATACAAATAAATGGATTGTTAATAGAGAGTGCTAACGCTTTAGAAAATGTCTCTGATAATTTCATTGTGGCTACCTTTTCTTCCATGACGTCTGCTACTTTAAAGTTGTGAAGTCGATCTAGTTCAATTCGTTCAAGGCCAAGAATGGAGTCTAAGATAAGGGATTTACTAATGACACCATTTAGCTTTGTTTCCTTGTCTAAAACAGGAATAGCTGTGTAGCCAGATTTCACTAGAACTAACAATGCATGCTCTAAGCTATTATTTTGTTGCACATGGGCAACTCTTTCAATGGGTATCATTAAACTTCTAATTTTTTCGTCTAAAAAGGTACAATTTTTTAATGTTTCTTGAATCATGTTATCACGTTCTTTTCGCTAGAATTGTAAAATAAACATTCTACCTTCTAATACTAGGAGCCAATAAATTATTTGTCAACTGGAAGCACTTTCAAAAAAGCGGAGAATAATTGAAATAAGTATTGGACAGAATTTTATACGTGGGGGTGATACAATGCATTCAAAACAGACAGTAAAGTATGTTTGTCAAAAATATCCTTCTGGTAATTGTTATTACTTTAAGCAGGAAATTATTACTCATGACTGTTGGGATAATCTAAATTCTTTAGCCTGGTCAGCACCGAGACCAATAACTGAAGAAACATTTTTAAGACAGAAGCAAAATGGTTATAAGACAGAAATTAATTACATTACGAAACCACCAGCCAAAATTTATCAACTACATAAATGAAAATCCCTCAGAATGGTTGAGGGATTTTTTCGTTCACAAAGTAACCCATATAAATTTCATCTTGATATTCTCCGTTTAGCATGACTTGTTCTTTTTGGATGCCTTCGATTGTAAAACCATATTTTTGATAGAGCTTAGTCGCAACCATGTTTCCTGAAAAAACGGTTAAAACGACTTTGTGAAGCTTGTGGATTTCTGCCCAACTTAAAGTGTACTCCATAATTTTACTGCCAATCCCTTTTCCCTGAGCTTCTGAAGCTAACCAGGTCCGAAATAATGCTACGTGTTGCTTCATTTCAAGTTCGCCACGTATGAGGCGGGAAATTCCTACAACTCGATTTTCTACTTGAATGACGGTGTACATATTATCTTTTTCTTTCATTTCGGAAATAAAAGCTTGCTCTTCCTGAGGTGTCCTTACCACTTCTTTTTGAATGGCTGTTTTCGCAAAGTTTGTTTCTTTCGTAAAAATCCCAAAAGCCGGATTTTTACACAAGATACTAAGAATTCACATCTAATCTAGTAAGTATTGCTCTTTTCTACATATTTTATTGGCTGATATCTTCATCTAGGATATTTTTTCGATTATTTTAGGGTAAAAAAGCA
This region of Anaerobacillus alkaliphilus genomic DNA includes:
- the cbpB gene encoding cyclic-di-AMP-binding protein CbpB, whose product is MIQETLKNCTFLDEKIRSLMIPIERVAHVQQNNSLEHALLVLVKSGYTAIPVLDKETKLNGVISKSLILDSILGLERIELDRLHNFKVADVMEEKVATMKLSETFSKALALSINNPFICMTDDNGILKGLLTRRSLLVYLNQEMFQKK
- a CDS encoding SRPBCC family protein, coding for MFKGNFSFRTYLSTKSEKTWEFFNDINNLVKITSYPKVNILKHEGTREGSKTELQLDFLLFKKNWELTYIEVKEGQYFIDRSSTLPFPFKRWEHRHSFQSFDEGTLMIDDVEFESYLPSSLAKIILYIMFKSRQNTIKKHLT
- the namA gene encoding NADPH dehydrogenase NamA, whose translation is MSSQLFSPYHIKNLTLKNRLVMAPMCMYMADNKQGYVTDWHITHYGSRAIGQVGLIIIEATAVTPQGRISENDLGIWDDTHIEGLKKIVDHVHALGGKIGIQLAHAGRKAMVEGAIVAPSAIPFNATMKIPEEMSVSQIEETIDAFKKGAERAKKAGFDVIEIHAAHGYLLNEFLSPLTNKRQDAFGGSEEKRYELLRQVIDNINTVWDGPLLVRISANEYAAEGNSLDVFVEYGKKMKVQGVDLIDCSSGAVVPAAIDAFPGYQVRYAETIRQQADIATGAVGLITTGTQAEEILRNERADLIFIARPFLRDPYLPRTFAKELNIDLEAPKAYERGW
- a CDS encoding GNAT family N-acetyltransferase, whose protein sequence is MCKNPAFGIFTKETNFAKTAIQKEVVRTPQEEQAFISEMKEKDNMYTVIQVENRVVGISRLIRGELEMKQHVALFRTWLASEAQGKGIGSKIMEYTLSWAEIHKLHKVVLTVFSGNMVATKLYQKYGFTIEGIQKEQVMLNGEYQDEIYMGYFVNEKIPQPF
- a CDS encoding DUF2512 family protein — encoded protein: MHHVKPILIKFIVYSILLSLVLLFYGFSIPAVLLLSALLSVITYFLGDVFVLPLKGNFVATIVDGGTIFLGVLIWIVPYYGLYFSTLASALFVAFVVSVSEWFLHIYVIGRVDREDREPVYD